The following proteins are co-located in the Seriola aureovittata isolate HTS-2021-v1 ecotype China chromosome 7, ASM2101889v1, whole genome shotgun sequence genome:
- the LOC130171644 gene encoding sperm acrosome membrane-associated protein 4-like, giving the protein MLKLVCPLLLLCLLPAVVPLFCYTCVFPAISPLDCIRFPLKCPPGQLCLSSRAVGMKGDFHVVLYEKSCVLPALCGLTGEKYAMGLNFTFTNECCNTHLCNGAATPAAPYWTGTLLTLLISYSLW; this is encoded by the exons ATGTTGAAGCTGGTTtgtcctctgcttctcctctgttTACTTCCAGCTGTGG TTCCCCTCTTCTGTTACACTTGTGTCTTTCCTGCCATCTCACCTCTGGACTGCATCAGATTTCCTCTCAAGTGTCCACCCGGGCAGCTCTGTCTGTCCAGCAGAGCTGTGGGCATGAAAG GAGACTTCCATGTGGTGCTGTATGAGAAGAGCTGCGTCCTGCCCGCCCTGTGTGGACTCACGGGTGAAAAATATGCCATGGGACTCAACTTCACCTTCACCAATGaatgctgcaacacacacctgtgcaacGGAGCCGCAACACCTGCTGCCCCCTACTGGACTGGCACATTACTCACACTCCTTATTTCATACTCACTTTGGtga
- the tektl1 gene encoding coiled-coil domain-containing protein 105 isoform X1: MQVQSVLLGSVTVGPLSWRDGTVRSIQRAERLVRQTRAGRSATCSRTRISSSAAGFTPKRSGGTAETSEDKIPEEECGEGRDCICENKMLRPQTTGAFPSGSQRTSVAPFPPTSLREQCAGASVAVAGEYMRRVREVEGQLRRQAGKVTQEGMKLERERGHLERMLRSLRTDLTVNRRSSEGRTRRPSTAETERDGADYLLLCERRELAELKQDLEGALTNTLTQLQALGQSSRRLLDCASERARVLELLPHSGSAGGHGNAAQTFTKTDAISPFTPVCKQVLESSTLTVNQSLLLRENIRRMLTNAIARQKVAHCTVNDGLVKKIAETVGLQQNLTVMSAAARQAMFRKQRQINCIRHSHGRAQVSVHVEQDQGLCLRFSDSFHKVMFSLVLFCSQGPEYSGDILSREKLNRPLVQVYQRHPGTQLPEAAHLIQSSAVLKQCLMSSEAELARLQHACLQLLDDLHGKRAAVRVDAGVVRMRRQQVDKRAVPSFLQ, translated from the exons ATGCAGGTCCAGTCGGTTCTCCTCGGCTCTGTCACCGTCGGACCGCTGTCCTGGCGCGATGGGACGGTCCGCTCCATTCAGCGGGCGGAGCGCCTGGTGCGGCAGACTCGGGCCGGGCGGTCGGCGACTTGTAGCCGGACCCGGATCAGCAGCAGCGCCGCCGGTTTCACCCCGAAGCGCTCAGGCGGCACAGCGGAAACATCCGAAGATAAGATCCCAGAGGAGGAATGCGGAGAGGGTCGTGACTGCATCTGCGAAAACAAGATGTTGAGGCCCCAGACTACAGGAGCG TTCCCCAGTGGGTCCCAGAGGACATCTGTGGCCCCATTCCCACCTACCAGCCTGCGTGAGCAGTGTGCTGGAGCCAGCGTCGCGGTGGCCGGTGAGTACATGCGGAGGGTGCGGGAGGTGGAGGGCCAGCTGCGCAGGCAGGCCGGCAAGGTGACCCAGGAGGGGATGaagctggagagggagaggggtcACCTGGAGAGGATGCTGCGCAGCCTCAGGACTGATCTGACCGTCAACAGGAGGAGCTCAGAGGGGAGGACCAGGAGGCCATCCACTGCTGAGACG GAGAGAGATGGTGCTGATTACTTGCTGTTGTGTGAGAGAAGAGAGCTGGCCGAGTTGAAACAAGATCTGGAGGGagcactgacaaacacactcaccCAGCTACAG GCCCTGGGTCAGAGCAGCAGACGGCTGCTGGACTGTGCCAGTGAAAGGGCTCGTGTCCTGGAGCTGCTGCCGCACAGCGGTTCTGCTGGAGGACATGGCAACGCTGCCCAGACCTTCACCAAAACTGACGCCATCAGCCCCTTTACACCAG TGTGTAAACAGGTTTTAGAGTCGTCGACTTTGACAGTCAACCAGTCACTGCTACTGAGGGAAAACATCAGACGGATGCTGACCAACGCCATCGCCAGGCAGAAAGTTGCTCACTGTACCGTCAACGATGGCCTGGTGAAGAAAATCGCAGAGACAGTCGGTCTGCAG CAAAACCTGACTGTGATGTCTGCAGCCGCCCGACAGGCCATGTTTCGCAAGCAGAGGCAAATAAACTGCATTCGTCACAGCCACGGCAGAGCGCAGGTTAGCGTGCATGTGGAACAGGATCAGGGACTTTGTTTGCGATTCAGTGACAGTTTCCACAAGGTGATGTTTTCCCTTGTGTTATTCTGTTCACAGGGTCCAGAGTACAGTGGCGATATACTGTCCAGAGAGAAACTCAACAGGCCTCTGGTGCAGGTTTATCAGAGACACCCGGGCACGCAGTTACCTGAAGCTGCTCATCTCATACAG agCAGTGCGGTGCTGAAGCAATGTCTAATGTCCTCTGAGGCTGAGCTGGCGAGGCTGCAGCACGCCTGTCTGCAACTGCTGGATGACCTGCACGGCAAGAGAGCAGCAGTGCGAGTGGACGCAGGTGTCGTCCGCATGAGGCGTCAGCAGGTCGACAAGCGAGCCGTGCCTTCTTTCCTCCAGTAG
- the tektl1 gene encoding coiled-coil domain-containing protein 105 isoform X4, with product MQVQSVLLGSVTVGPLSWRDGTVRSIQRAERLVRQTRAGRSATCSRTRISSSAAGFTPKRSGGTAETSEDKIPEEECGEGRDCICENKMLRPQTTGAFPSGSQRTSVAPFPPTSLREQCAGASVAVAGEYMRRVREVEGQLRRQAGKVTQEGMKLERERGHLERMLRSLRTDLTVNRRSSEGRTRRPSTAETALGQSSRRLLDCASERARVLELLPHSGSAGGHGNAAQTFTKTDAISPFTPVCKQVLESSTLTVNQSLLLRENIRRMLTNAIARQKVAHCTVNDGLVKKIAETVGLQQNLTVMSAAARQAMFRKQRQINCIRHSHGRAQVSVHVEQDQGLCLRFSDSFHKVMFSLVLFCSQGPEYSGDILSREKLNRPLVQVYQRHPGTQLPEAAHLIQSSAVLKQCLMSSEAELARLQHACLQLLDDLHGKRAAVRVDAGVVRMRRQQVDKRAVPSFLQ from the exons ATGCAGGTCCAGTCGGTTCTCCTCGGCTCTGTCACCGTCGGACCGCTGTCCTGGCGCGATGGGACGGTCCGCTCCATTCAGCGGGCGGAGCGCCTGGTGCGGCAGACTCGGGCCGGGCGGTCGGCGACTTGTAGCCGGACCCGGATCAGCAGCAGCGCCGCCGGTTTCACCCCGAAGCGCTCAGGCGGCACAGCGGAAACATCCGAAGATAAGATCCCAGAGGAGGAATGCGGAGAGGGTCGTGACTGCATCTGCGAAAACAAGATGTTGAGGCCCCAGACTACAGGAGCG TTCCCCAGTGGGTCCCAGAGGACATCTGTGGCCCCATTCCCACCTACCAGCCTGCGTGAGCAGTGTGCTGGAGCCAGCGTCGCGGTGGCCGGTGAGTACATGCGGAGGGTGCGGGAGGTGGAGGGCCAGCTGCGCAGGCAGGCCGGCAAGGTGACCCAGGAGGGGATGaagctggagagggagaggggtcACCTGGAGAGGATGCTGCGCAGCCTCAGGACTGATCTGACCGTCAACAGGAGGAGCTCAGAGGGGAGGACCAGGAGGCCATCCACTGCTGAGACG GCCCTGGGTCAGAGCAGCAGACGGCTGCTGGACTGTGCCAGTGAAAGGGCTCGTGTCCTGGAGCTGCTGCCGCACAGCGGTTCTGCTGGAGGACATGGCAACGCTGCCCAGACCTTCACCAAAACTGACGCCATCAGCCCCTTTACACCAG TGTGTAAACAGGTTTTAGAGTCGTCGACTTTGACAGTCAACCAGTCACTGCTACTGAGGGAAAACATCAGACGGATGCTGACCAACGCCATCGCCAGGCAGAAAGTTGCTCACTGTACCGTCAACGATGGCCTGGTGAAGAAAATCGCAGAGACAGTCGGTCTGCAG CAAAACCTGACTGTGATGTCTGCAGCCGCCCGACAGGCCATGTTTCGCAAGCAGAGGCAAATAAACTGCATTCGTCACAGCCACGGCAGAGCGCAGGTTAGCGTGCATGTGGAACAGGATCAGGGACTTTGTTTGCGATTCAGTGACAGTTTCCACAAGGTGATGTTTTCCCTTGTGTTATTCTGTTCACAGGGTCCAGAGTACAGTGGCGATATACTGTCCAGAGAGAAACTCAACAGGCCTCTGGTGCAGGTTTATCAGAGACACCCGGGCACGCAGTTACCTGAAGCTGCTCATCTCATACAG agCAGTGCGGTGCTGAAGCAATGTCTAATGTCCTCTGAGGCTGAGCTGGCGAGGCTGCAGCACGCCTGTCTGCAACTGCTGGATGACCTGCACGGCAAGAGAGCAGCAGTGCGAGTGGACGCAGGTGTCGTCCGCATGAGGCGTCAGCAGGTCGACAAGCGAGCCGTGCCTTCTTTCCTCCAGTAG
- the tektl1 gene encoding coiled-coil domain-containing protein 105 isoform X3, whose translation MQVQSVLLGSVTVGPLSWRDGTVRSIQRAERLVRQTRAGRSATCSRTRISSSAAGFTPKRSGGTAETSEDKIPEEECGEGRDCICENKMLRPQTTGAFPSGSQRTSVAPFPPTSLREQCAGASVAVAGEYMRRVREVEGQLRRQAGKVTQEGMKLERERGHLERMLRSLRTDLTVNRRSSEGRTRRPSTAETERDGADYLLLCERRELAELKQDLEGALTNTLTQLQALGQSSRRLLDCASERARVLELLPHSGSAGGHGNAAQTFTKTDAISPFTPVCKQVLESSTLTVNQSLLLRENIRRMLTNAIARQKVAHCTVNDGLVKKIAETVGLQQNLTVMSAAARQAMFRKQRQINCIRHSHGRAQGPEYSGDILSREKLNRPLVQVYQRHPGTQLPEAAHLIQSSAVLKQCLMSSEAELARLQHACLQLLDDLHGKRAAVRVDAGVVRMRRQQVDKRAVPSFLQ comes from the exons ATGCAGGTCCAGTCGGTTCTCCTCGGCTCTGTCACCGTCGGACCGCTGTCCTGGCGCGATGGGACGGTCCGCTCCATTCAGCGGGCGGAGCGCCTGGTGCGGCAGACTCGGGCCGGGCGGTCGGCGACTTGTAGCCGGACCCGGATCAGCAGCAGCGCCGCCGGTTTCACCCCGAAGCGCTCAGGCGGCACAGCGGAAACATCCGAAGATAAGATCCCAGAGGAGGAATGCGGAGAGGGTCGTGACTGCATCTGCGAAAACAAGATGTTGAGGCCCCAGACTACAGGAGCG TTCCCCAGTGGGTCCCAGAGGACATCTGTGGCCCCATTCCCACCTACCAGCCTGCGTGAGCAGTGTGCTGGAGCCAGCGTCGCGGTGGCCGGTGAGTACATGCGGAGGGTGCGGGAGGTGGAGGGCCAGCTGCGCAGGCAGGCCGGCAAGGTGACCCAGGAGGGGATGaagctggagagggagaggggtcACCTGGAGAGGATGCTGCGCAGCCTCAGGACTGATCTGACCGTCAACAGGAGGAGCTCAGAGGGGAGGACCAGGAGGCCATCCACTGCTGAGACG GAGAGAGATGGTGCTGATTACTTGCTGTTGTGTGAGAGAAGAGAGCTGGCCGAGTTGAAACAAGATCTGGAGGGagcactgacaaacacactcaccCAGCTACAG GCCCTGGGTCAGAGCAGCAGACGGCTGCTGGACTGTGCCAGTGAAAGGGCTCGTGTCCTGGAGCTGCTGCCGCACAGCGGTTCTGCTGGAGGACATGGCAACGCTGCCCAGACCTTCACCAAAACTGACGCCATCAGCCCCTTTACACCAG TGTGTAAACAGGTTTTAGAGTCGTCGACTTTGACAGTCAACCAGTCACTGCTACTGAGGGAAAACATCAGACGGATGCTGACCAACGCCATCGCCAGGCAGAAAGTTGCTCACTGTACCGTCAACGATGGCCTGGTGAAGAAAATCGCAGAGACAGTCGGTCTGCAG CAAAACCTGACTGTGATGTCTGCAGCCGCCCGACAGGCCATGTTTCGCAAGCAGAGGCAAATAAACTGCATTCGTCACAGCCACGGCAGAGCGCAG GGTCCAGAGTACAGTGGCGATATACTGTCCAGAGAGAAACTCAACAGGCCTCTGGTGCAGGTTTATCAGAGACACCCGGGCACGCAGTTACCTGAAGCTGCTCATCTCATACAG agCAGTGCGGTGCTGAAGCAATGTCTAATGTCCTCTGAGGCTGAGCTGGCGAGGCTGCAGCACGCCTGTCTGCAACTGCTGGATGACCTGCACGGCAAGAGAGCAGCAGTGCGAGTGGACGCAGGTGTCGTCCGCATGAGGCGTCAGCAGGTCGACAAGCGAGCCGTGCCTTCTTTCCTCCAGTAG
- the tektl1 gene encoding coiled-coil domain-containing protein 105 isoform X2: MQVQSVLLGSVTVGPLSWRDGTVRSIQRAERLVRQTRAGRSATCSRTRISSSAAGFTPKRSGGTAETSEDKIPEEECGEGRDCICENKMLRPQTTGAFPSGSQRTSVAPFPPTSLREQCAGASVAVAGEYMRRVREVEGQLRRQAGKVTQEGMKLERERGHLERMLRSLRTDLTVNRRSSEGRTRRPSTAETERDGADYLLLCERRELAELKQDLEGALTNTLTQLQALGQSSRRLLDCASERARVLELLPHSGSAGGHGNAAQTFTKTDAISPFTPVCKQVLESSTLTVNQSLLLRENIRRMLTNAIARQKVAHCTVNDGLVKKIAETVGLQQNLTVMSAAARQAMFRKQRQINCIRHSHGRAQVSVHVEQDQGLCLRFSDSFHKVMFSLVLFCSQGPEYSGDILSREKLNRPLVQVYQRHPGTQLPEAAHLIQVFTSSKMSNTLINEGDSDIWLPPRSASYFKQCGAEAMSNVL, from the exons ATGCAGGTCCAGTCGGTTCTCCTCGGCTCTGTCACCGTCGGACCGCTGTCCTGGCGCGATGGGACGGTCCGCTCCATTCAGCGGGCGGAGCGCCTGGTGCGGCAGACTCGGGCCGGGCGGTCGGCGACTTGTAGCCGGACCCGGATCAGCAGCAGCGCCGCCGGTTTCACCCCGAAGCGCTCAGGCGGCACAGCGGAAACATCCGAAGATAAGATCCCAGAGGAGGAATGCGGAGAGGGTCGTGACTGCATCTGCGAAAACAAGATGTTGAGGCCCCAGACTACAGGAGCG TTCCCCAGTGGGTCCCAGAGGACATCTGTGGCCCCATTCCCACCTACCAGCCTGCGTGAGCAGTGTGCTGGAGCCAGCGTCGCGGTGGCCGGTGAGTACATGCGGAGGGTGCGGGAGGTGGAGGGCCAGCTGCGCAGGCAGGCCGGCAAGGTGACCCAGGAGGGGATGaagctggagagggagaggggtcACCTGGAGAGGATGCTGCGCAGCCTCAGGACTGATCTGACCGTCAACAGGAGGAGCTCAGAGGGGAGGACCAGGAGGCCATCCACTGCTGAGACG GAGAGAGATGGTGCTGATTACTTGCTGTTGTGTGAGAGAAGAGAGCTGGCCGAGTTGAAACAAGATCTGGAGGGagcactgacaaacacactcaccCAGCTACAG GCCCTGGGTCAGAGCAGCAGACGGCTGCTGGACTGTGCCAGTGAAAGGGCTCGTGTCCTGGAGCTGCTGCCGCACAGCGGTTCTGCTGGAGGACATGGCAACGCTGCCCAGACCTTCACCAAAACTGACGCCATCAGCCCCTTTACACCAG TGTGTAAACAGGTTTTAGAGTCGTCGACTTTGACAGTCAACCAGTCACTGCTACTGAGGGAAAACATCAGACGGATGCTGACCAACGCCATCGCCAGGCAGAAAGTTGCTCACTGTACCGTCAACGATGGCCTGGTGAAGAAAATCGCAGAGACAGTCGGTCTGCAG CAAAACCTGACTGTGATGTCTGCAGCCGCCCGACAGGCCATGTTTCGCAAGCAGAGGCAAATAAACTGCATTCGTCACAGCCACGGCAGAGCGCAGGTTAGCGTGCATGTGGAACAGGATCAGGGACTTTGTTTGCGATTCAGTGACAGTTTCCACAAGGTGATGTTTTCCCTTGTGTTATTCTGTTCACAGGGTCCAGAGTACAGTGGCGATATACTGTCCAGAGAGAAACTCAACAGGCCTCTGGTGCAGGTTTATCAGAGACACCCGGGCACGCAGTTACCTGAAGCTGCTCATCTCATACAGGTGTTTACTtcctccaaaatgtcaaatacacTCATAAATGAAGGCGACAGTGACATTTGGCTTCCACCACGTTCTGCTTCATACTTCA agCAGTGCGGTGCTGAAGCAATGTCTAATGTCCTCTGA